The Bacteroidota bacterium genome includes a region encoding these proteins:
- a CDS encoding DNA starvation/stationary phase protection protein, with amino-acid sequence MARQTTTNAIGLDKAKSEKLISSLNDLLAAYQVIYMNTRGFHWNVKGPQFFELHLKFEELYNAHLLKVDEVAERILTLGGVPIHTFSDAVKLSGVKESRGISDGQKAVKISLEGLSWLISHQRDLQKMAQDAGDEGTAALMGDYIREQEKLVWMYSAYLN; translated from the coding sequence ATGGCCAGGCAAACAACCACCAACGCAATCGGTCTGGATAAGGCAAAAAGTGAAAAACTGATCAGCAGTCTGAATGATCTGCTGGCCGCCTACCAGGTTATCTATATGAATACGCGGGGCTTTCACTGGAATGTGAAGGGTCCTCAGTTCTTCGAACTGCACCTGAAGTTTGAGGAATTGTACAATGCTCACCTGCTCAAAGTCGATGAAGTGGCCGAGCGGATCCTGACGCTGGGCGGCGTTCCGATTCACACATTTTCCGACGCTGTGAAATTGTCGGGTGTCAAGGAATCCAGAGGAATCTCTGATGGTCAGAAGGCGGTAAAAATCAGTCTGGAAGGTCTTTCCTGGCTGATCAGTCACCAGCGTGATCTGCAGAAAATGGCTCAGGATGCAGGAGATGAGGGAACCGCGGCCCTGATGGGAGATTACATCCGTGAACAGGAAAAACTGGTCTGGATGTACTCGGCTTACCTGAATTAA
- the crtI gene encoding phytoene desaturase — MSKDIVVIGAGFAGLTTAALLGQAGYRVTLLEKNSTPGGRARSWSDQGYTFDMGPSWYWMPEVFENLYARFGKTTSDFYDLVRLDPGYRVYFGEKDFIDVPAGMNELEQLFDQLEPGSVPRLRSFLAQAEQKYRTGMSDFVFRPSLSITEFMDFRLIREAFRIQIFRSLRRHVRELFHHPRLITLLEFPVLFLGATPSNTPALYSMMNYADLVLGTWYPMGGMGKIVDALVQLCHENGVDIRLNEPVQKLETNGKTVTAVVTSSARYTPSLVVSGADYHHTDQQLLPEESAGYTPSYWESRVMSPSSLLFYIGLNRKLDGVIHHTLFFDESFDAHADDIYTSPAWPKRPLFYTSAASVTDPAVAPPGGEALVILIPLAPGLQDSEMERERQYQIVMDRFESLTGQKIRDHVVTKRSYAMTDFSRDYHSFKGNAYGLANTLSQTAILKPRLRSAKLRNLFFTGQLTVPGPGVPPSLISGQVVAGLIEKEYPI; from the coding sequence ATGTCAAAAGACATTGTCGTCATCGGCGCCGGTTTTGCCGGCTTAACCACCGCAGCACTATTGGGACAGGCTGGCTACCGGGTAACCCTGCTGGAGAAAAACAGCACGCCCGGCGGCCGGGCCCGTTCCTGGTCCGATCAGGGGTATACGTTTGACATGGGTCCTTCCTGGTATTGGATGCCCGAGGTATTTGAAAACCTGTATGCCCGTTTCGGAAAGACGACATCCGATTTCTACGACCTGGTCCGCCTGGATCCCGGCTACCGGGTTTACTTTGGTGAAAAGGACTTCATTGATGTACCTGCCGGCATGAATGAACTGGAACAGCTGTTCGATCAGCTCGAGCCAGGGTCCGTTCCCCGGTTGCGATCCTTTCTTGCTCAGGCCGAACAAAAGTACAGGACAGGGATGAGTGATTTTGTCTTCCGTCCCTCGCTTTCCATCACCGAATTCATGGATTTCCGGCTGATCCGTGAGGCGTTCCGCATTCAGATTTTCAGATCACTCCGCCGGCATGTCAGGGAACTGTTTCACCATCCGCGTCTGATCACCCTGCTCGAGTTTCCGGTGCTGTTTCTGGGTGCCACTCCTTCGAACACCCCGGCGCTTTACAGCATGATGAATTATGCCGATCTGGTTCTTGGTACCTGGTATCCCATGGGCGGAATGGGAAAAATCGTGGATGCGCTGGTTCAGCTGTGCCATGAAAACGGAGTGGATATCCGGCTCAATGAACCGGTTCAGAAACTGGAAACCAATGGGAAGACTGTCACTGCTGTGGTGACCAGTTCGGCCCGATATACCCCGTCTCTGGTCGTGTCTGGAGCCGATTACCATCACACCGATCAGCAATTGCTGCCAGAGGAGTCAGCAGGTTATACACCTTCCTACTGGGAATCCAGAGTGATGTCCCCTTCCAGTTTGTTGTTCTACATCGGTCTGAACCGGAAACTGGATGGGGTGATTCATCATACCCTGTTTTTTGATGAGTCCTTCGATGCCCATGCCGACGATATTTATACCTCGCCTGCCTGGCCAAAGCGCCCGCTGTTTTACACATCGGCTGCCTCGGTTACCGACCCGGCAGTGGCCCCTCCCGGCGGAGAAGCGCTGGTTATTCTGATCCCGCTGGCCCCCGGTCTGCAGGACAGTGAAATGGAAAGAGAACGTCAGTACCAGATTGTCATGGATCGGTTCGAAAGTCTGACCGGGCAGAAAATCAGAGATCATGTGGTCACAAAACGCAGCTATGCCATGACGGACTTTTCGCGGGATTATCATTCCTTCAAAGGAAATGCCTACGGATTGGCTAACACCCTCTCCCAAACGGCCATTTTGAAGCCCAGACTCCGGTCGGCAAAGCTCAGAAATCTCTTTTTCACCGGCCAGCTGACGGTTCCGGGACCCGGTGTGCCT
- a CDS encoding DUF1015 domain-containing protein — protein MAIVQPFRGVVYNPIRVDYEAITCPPYDVVNPTLHQSLYDRHPQNAIRLELPMEENRYDIAAERWTQWRQQQVLLTDERPAIYLYDQTFTTKDGKEVTRKGFIARLKTEPFSAQVVMPHERTLPKAKSDRLNLFRKTAANFSPIFVLYRDPSLSLDEWMSETRDDLPFMEVVDYQGTTNRIWRLKNAAVLDRIQAYFTDQKLYIADGHHRYETALAYAEERASANPAHTGSEAYNFVMAYFTNMDDPDLVVYPTHRLVHSLPVPVITSLAGRLEEAFAVYEFGSENDLKGFIRQRKTGRFGLVQPAKGETLRFSGLEFRGDFSHFEDQNLPTDLKELDVSVLHQIILRKYLGITQEAQDMQTNLIYSKDWDESVGMIRNGKAEMAFLMNPTPVSSVVNVCNSGHVMPQKSTFFYPKVITGIVFHDLNGR, from the coding sequence ATGGCCATCGTTCAACCTTTCCGCGGAGTCGTATACAATCCGATCCGTGTGGATTATGAAGCAATCACCTGTCCCCCGTATGACGTGGTCAATCCGACCCTTCACCAGTCCCTGTATGACCGGCATCCGCAGAACGCCATCCGCCTGGAACTGCCCATGGAGGAAAACCGGTACGACATCGCTGCCGAGCGTTGGACCCAGTGGCGTCAGCAGCAGGTCTTGCTGACGGACGAGCGACCGGCCATTTACCTGTACGATCAGACTTTCACCACTAAGGACGGAAAGGAAGTCACCAGAAAAGGTTTTATTGCCAGGCTGAAGACCGAACCTTTCTCTGCTCAGGTGGTGATGCCTCATGAACGAACCCTTCCCAAGGCCAAATCGGACCGGCTGAATCTGTTCAGAAAAACCGCCGCCAACTTTTCGCCCATCTTCGTACTGTACCGTGATCCGTCCCTTTCTCTCGATGAATGGATGTCGGAGACACGCGATGATCTTCCGTTTATGGAGGTGGTGGACTATCAGGGAACCACCAACCGGATCTGGCGCCTGAAGAATGCGGCGGTTCTGGACCGGATTCAGGCCTACTTCACCGACCAGAAATTGTACATTGCCGATGGTCATCACCGGTATGAAACCGCGCTGGCTTATGCGGAGGAACGGGCTTCGGCCAATCCTGCTCACACCGGATCGGAAGCCTACAATTTTGTGATGGCGTATTTTACCAACATGGATGATCCCGATCTGGTCGTCTACCCCACTCACCGGCTGGTCCACAGCCTGCCGGTTCCGGTGATCACATCGCTGGCCGGTCGGCTTGAGGAAGCGTTTGCCGTTTATGAATTCGGATCTGAAAATGATCTGAAGGGATTTATCAGGCAGCGGAAGACCGGCCGGTTTGGACTGGTTCAGCCAGCAAAGGGAGAGACCCTTCGGTTTTCGGGCCTGGAATTCCGCGGAGATTTTTCACATTTCGAGGATCAGAACCTGCCCACCGATCTGAAGGAACTGGATGTCAGTGTCCTGCACCAGATTATTCTGCGGAAATATCTCGGAATCACTCAGGAGGCGCAGGACATGCAAACCAACCTGATTTATTCAAAGGATTGGGATGAATCGGTGGGCATGATCCGAAACGGAAAAGCCGAGATGGCCTTTCTGATGAACCCGACCCCGGTTTCGAGCGTTGTGAATGTCTGTAATTCGGGGCACGTGATGCCCCAGAAATCAACCTTTTTCTATCCGAAGGTGATCACTGGAATCGTATTCCATGATCTGAACGGCCGCTAG
- a CDS encoding peptidylprolyl isomerase, which yields MKFLISLCVLTGWWWAGQGQIPLTDYRIQSIIRHQDLRSPGHTFLPYLSDSDSLIRRRALQALASVQNRGDLALVTDLFQDPSADVRGMAYLAAGQTGDSSALIPMIEALRNDSHPVSRAELGLAIGQVITQRLYLALRDSALLTDPALHARVLFRMATRGPLAPVQIADGNLLLRMSLSPSDHSMVLYALSRGIRSPLPDASLAATLEPWTYDADPLNRNRAIQVFRRFPDSTGLAAARRLITTETDPGVLQAAARVLLSKAAFLDISDAERLKRLTLFPTSWVQVSLAQTLRTTDSTKVTSDAWRRLRSVVYERMALSSPVPGYRDIEWMITACQFGHGPDSLIGRLSTLPNPFLRGFQAVLLGYLPVPGSTARLTELTRASDPAIRTPAAQILTDQIRKGQVDTLTIRAMLRSWLATADLSLVSFASDLLTNPAFRYEGLEPDIGSCFDKTNSADGVEALLGLISLTRQLGTPAAADLLTRWTSHSSPVVARAAREALNQKPGPRPLQQAMPAVDLAGLTGLQKPLFLDWKTSKGTIRMKLLPEEAPMTVLAMLRLVRTGFFNGIYFHRLVPDFVIQGGDPRGDGSGGPGFVLRSEFSQIRYSQAGKVGMASAGKDTEGCQFFIIHSPTPHLDGRYTIWAEVVSGLSVADELEPGDRIESVRVIGE from the coding sequence ATGAAGTTTCTTATTAGTCTGTGTGTTCTGACGGGTTGGTGGTGGGCCGGACAGGGCCAGATTCCACTGACCGATTACCGGATTCAATCCATTATCCGGCATCAGGACTTGCGGTCACCGGGGCACACCTTTCTCCCGTATTTAAGTGATTCCGATTCATTGATCCGCCGGCGGGCTCTGCAGGCCCTGGCCTCGGTTCAGAACCGAGGTGATCTGGCGCTGGTGACCGACCTGTTTCAGGATCCTTCAGCCGATGTGCGGGGGATGGCCTATCTGGCGGCTGGGCAGACCGGGGATTCTTCTGCACTAATTCCCATGATTGAAGCTCTCAGGAACGATTCCCATCCCGTTTCACGGGCGGAACTGGGGTTGGCGATCGGTCAGGTCATCACCCAGAGGCTTTATCTGGCCCTGCGGGATTCCGCCTTGCTGACCGATCCCGCGCTGCATGCCCGTGTTCTTTTCCGGATGGCCACCCGGGGTCCGTTGGCTCCGGTTCAGATTGCCGACGGAAACCTTCTGCTCAGAATGTCTCTCTCCCCTTCCGATCACTCCATGGTGCTTTATGCACTTTCCAGAGGAATCCGCAGTCCGTTGCCCGATGCCTCGCTGGCTGCCACTCTCGAACCGTGGACCTACGATGCCGACCCGCTGAACCGGAACCGGGCCATTCAGGTGTTCCGGCGGTTCCCCGATTCCACCGGTCTTGCAGCCGCCAGACGGCTGATCACCACCGAGACCGATCCCGGTGTTTTGCAGGCAGCAGCCAGGGTGTTGCTTTCAAAAGCCGCCTTTCTTGATATCTCAGATGCCGAGCGGCTGAAACGTCTGACCCTTTTCCCGACTTCATGGGTTCAGGTATCGCTGGCACAAACCCTGAGGACCACCGACAGCACAAAAGTGACCTCGGATGCCTGGAGACGGCTACGGTCGGTGGTTTATGAACGGATGGCGCTTTCGTCGCCGGTTCCCGGATACCGGGATATTGAATGGATGATCACCGCCTGCCAGTTTGGTCACGGTCCCGATTCACTGATCGGCAGGCTATCCACGCTTCCGAATCCGTTTCTAAGAGGGTTTCAGGCCGTTCTTCTCGGCTATCTTCCGGTGCCGGGATCAACAGCGCGTCTGACGGAACTTACCAGGGCCTCCGATCCGGCAATCCGCACCCCGGCCGCTCAGATTCTCACCGATCAGATCCGGAAAGGCCAGGTGGATACCCTGACCATCCGGGCCATGCTGCGATCCTGGTTGGCCACGGCCGACCTGTCCCTGGTATCTTTTGCATCGGACCTGCTCACCAACCCCGCCTTCCGCTACGAGGGACTTGAACCGGACATCGGATCCTGCTTCGATAAAACCAACTCCGCCGATGGGGTTGAGGCGTTGCTGGGACTGATCTCACTCACCCGCCAGCTCGGAACCCCTGCTGCCGCCGACTTGCTGACCCGTTGGACGTCTCATTCTTCACCGGTTGTTGCCAGGGCGGCCCGTGAAGCTTTGAATCAGAAGCCGGGACCTCGTCCGCTGCAGCAGGCCATGCCGGCCGTTGATCTTGCGGGTCTGACTGGTTTGCAAAAACCACTGTTCCTCGACTGGAAGACATCGAAAGGAACCATCCGGATGAAACTGCTTCCCGAGGAGGCCCCCATGACCGTTCTGGCCATGCTGCGACTGGTCCGTACCGGATTTTTCAACGGGATTTATTTCCATCGTCTGGTTCCGGATTTCGTGATACAGGGCGGAGATCCGCGCGGGGATGGCTCGGGTGGTCCGGGATTTGTACTCAGAAGCGAATTCAGCCAGATCCGCTATTCACAGGCCGGAAAGGTTGGAATGGCTTCGGCCGGGAAGGATACAGAAGGGTGTCAGTTTTTCATCATTCATTCACCAACTCCCCATCTGGACGGACGTTACACCATCTGGGCGGAAGTGGTATCCGGATTGAGTGTTGCAGATGAATTGGAACCGGGGGATCGTATTGAATCGGTCAGGGTGATCGGGGAATAG
- a CDS encoding sodium/solute symporter (Members of the Solute:Sodium Symporter (SSS), TC 2.A.21 as described in tcdb.org, catalyze solute:Na+ symport. Known solutes for members of the family include sugars, amino acids, nucleosides, inositols, vitamins, urea or anions, depending on the system.) — protein sequence MDFQLDLIIIIGYMLLVLAIGLWVGRKEKTSADYFLAGRSSPWWAIGASLFAANISSEHFIGLAGAGAHSGLAVGHFEWLASLILLLLAWVFVPFYLSSKVFTVPEFLEKRFDSRSRTYLATVSIIGYVLTKISVTLYAGGIVLKYVFGWDMMMAAIILVVVTGIYTVLGGLKSVIYTDVVQTVMLIAGAALLTTLGLIQVGGWSGLESRLDASFFDMWKPLEDPDFPWTGILFGAPILGIWYWCSDQFIVQRVLSANNIPIAQRGAIMAGFLKLLPVFILVLPGLIARALNPTIDGDTAYPWLVKELLPVGLRGLVMAALLAALMSSLASCFNSASTLFTIDFYKRIRPDAPEKKLILVGRLATVALVGLGILWVPLIPYISSKVYIYLQSVQAYISPPIAAVFLIGIFWPRSNASGAFAALLTGLVVGFARLILELLQPDLGMFNGFITMNFLHFAVMLFVLSSGVLVLVSLATAKPDPKVIGSLTWAGRSQDRVTLTRGLPETTNIVMSVVLVLLVLIGWFWFS from the coding sequence ATGGATTTTCAACTCGACCTGATCATTATTATCGGATACATGCTGTTGGTGCTGGCCATTGGATTGTGGGTCGGACGGAAGGAAAAAACCTCTGCCGACTATTTCCTGGCCGGCCGGTCCTCTCCATGGTGGGCCATCGGGGCCTCTCTTTTTGCAGCCAATATCTCCTCTGAACATTTTATCGGACTGGCCGGGGCCGGGGCTCATTCCGGACTGGCTGTCGGACATTTTGAATGGCTGGCCAGTCTGATTCTGCTGCTGCTTGCCTGGGTCTTTGTTCCGTTTTATCTGAGCTCGAAGGTTTTTACAGTCCCTGAATTTCTCGAAAAACGGTTCGATTCCCGTTCCCGGACCTACCTCGCCACCGTTTCCATCATTGGCTATGTCCTTACCAAAATTTCAGTCACCCTGTATGCCGGCGGAATTGTTCTGAAATACGTCTTCGGCTGGGATATGATGATGGCTGCCATCATTCTGGTGGTCGTGACGGGAATTTATACAGTTCTGGGCGGATTAAAGTCGGTCATTTACACCGATGTGGTTCAGACCGTGATGCTGATCGCCGGGGCCGCCCTGCTGACCACCCTTGGCCTGATTCAGGTAGGTGGCTGGTCTGGTCTGGAATCCCGCCTGGATGCCTCCTTTTTTGACATGTGGAAACCGCTCGAAGATCCTGACTTCCCGTGGACGGGTATCCTGTTCGGAGCGCCGATTCTGGGAATCTGGTACTGGTGCTCCGATCAGTTCATCGTGCAAAGGGTGCTGAGCGCAAACAACATCCCCATTGCACAGCGCGGAGCCATCATGGCAGGTTTTCTGAAACTGTTGCCGGTTTTCATTCTGGTCCTTCCCGGTCTGATTGCCCGTGCACTGAATCCGACCATCGATGGTGATACGGCCTATCCGTGGCTGGTAAAGGAATTGCTTCCTGTTGGCCTCCGCGGATTGGTAATGGCTGCCCTGCTGGCTGCCCTTATGTCGTCCCTGGCCAGCTGCTTCAATTCAGCCTCCACGTTGTTTACCATCGACTTTTATAAGCGGATCCGCCCGGATGCACCCGAGAAAAAACTGATTCTGGTGGGAAGACTGGCCACAGTGGCCCTGGTCGGACTGGGGATTCTGTGGGTTCCGCTGATTCCCTATATTTCAAGCAAGGTGTATATCTATCTGCAAAGCGTGCAGGCGTATATTTCGCCTCCCATTGCGGCCGTTTTCCTGATCGGAATTTTCTGGCCCCGGTCGAACGCATCGGGTGCATTTGCCGCCCTGCTGACTGGTCTGGTGGTAGGTTTTGCCCGTCTGATTCTTGAATTGCTGCAGCCGGATCTGGGTATGTTCAACGGATTCATCACCATGAACTTCCTGCACTTTGCCGTGATGCTGTTTGTGCTCAGCTCCGGGGTGCTCGTTCTGGTCTCGCTGGCTACTGCCAAACCTGATCCGAAGGTAATCGGGTCGCTCACCTGGGCAGGCCGGAGTCAGGATCGGGTGACGCTAACGCGGGGATTGCCCGAAACCACCAACATAGTCATGTCGGTGGTTCTGGTTCTGCTGGTTCTGATCGGGTGGTTCTGGTTCAGCTGA
- a CDS encoding RNA-binding S4 domain-containing protein: MNTPGKNTHDNRPTLQQYMKFMQLVSSGGEAKILIQGGYVLLNGETETRRGKRLNKGDQLMIDGKGPYEVSY, encoded by the coding sequence ATGAATACACCCGGAAAAAACACACATGACAACCGCCCCACATTGCAGCAGTACATGAAATTCATGCAGTTGGTCTCGAGTGGCGGAGAGGCGAAAATTCTCATTCAGGGCGGATACGTTCTGCTGAACGGTGAAACCGAAACCAGACGCGGCAAGCGGTTAAACAAGGGAGACCAACTGATGATTGATGGAAAGGGACCGTATGAAGTTTCTTATTAG